One genomic region from Mangifera indica cultivar Alphonso chromosome 17, CATAS_Mindica_2.1, whole genome shotgun sequence encodes:
- the LOC123199924 gene encoding uncharacterized protein LOC123199924, with protein MAANSRESRRRKILERGSERLAFIKGRLPSPSQPQFHDDSKTESPQPLISREPHLSDQTTDFPDGEDKGKSALSGSTVLKEDPVFDADNITSAQYNGSREVSPLPYQGTSIENLRAATSEVNVVVQSSISSSSEGTASVSTSKQEQQLEPQRCQSRLFTPSQISSAISATEHTRLLCSVAVALLVVLSYVGFPLLGSNIIRFSPLYLVLLTNLTIVLSQLLYDNQGGFQRPVGGENNIPSTDGYVLAQQASKVLEVGLLLQKVIDTIFMNCSVYSIIVICGLCFV; from the exons ATGGCAGCCAACAGCAGAgaaagtagaagaagaaaaatcttggAAAGAGGATCCGAGCGCTTAGCTTTCATCAAGGGTCGCCTCCCTTCTCCTTCTCAACCTCAATTCCACGACGACTCCAAAACAGAATCTCCTCAGCCGTTAATTTCCCGCGAACCCCATCTCTCAGATCAAACCACTG ATTTTCCTGATGGTGAAGATAAGGGTAAGAGTGCTCTCTCTGGTTCTACGGTGCTAAAAGAGGATCCTGTTTTTGATGCTGACAATATTACTAGTGCTCAGTACAATGGAAGCAGGGAAGTATCACCCTTGCCTTATCAGGGAACAAGCATTGAAAACTTACGAGCTGCTACTTCGGAAGTTAATGTTGTAGTACAATCTTCTATCTCCTCATCATCTGAGGGAACTGCATCTGTTTCTACATCAAAACAGGAGCAGCAATTGGAACCACAGAGATGCCAATCTAGATTATTTACACCAAGTCAAATAAGTTCGGCCATATCTGCAACAGAACATACCCGCCTTCTTTGTTCTGTGGCAGTGGCCCTTTTAGTTGTTTTGTCATATGTTGGATTTCCTCTGCTAGGAAGCAACATTATAAGGTTTAGTCCTCTCTATCTAGTTTTGCTGACTAATCTAACAATTGTGCTTTCGCAACTTCTATATGATAATCAGGGTGGATTTCAGAGGCCTGTCGGAGGAGAAAATAATATTCCTTCAACTGATGGATATGTTTTGGCCCAGCAAGCAAGCAAGGTTTTGGAGGTAGGCTTGTTGCTGCAGAAGGTAATTGACACAATATTCATGAATTGCAGTGTCTACTCTATAATTGTCATATGTGGACTCTGCTTTGTTTAG
- the LOC123199925 gene encoding DDT domain-containing protein DDR4-like isoform X2, translating into MGTCLCSQFLNGIPPVSKLLNDSDAWVSVLRKKLALWWPWVAEGETPLTAVKGYDGNTSIGYRLYKEVNKTGLKTKCKGKAFLTLPATCAQWKTLATFSRNFAKLWMNCHLAKLWQKLLLARQLPMMVFLLLKSFIRRKKGHVNGKKRQEMLLLNGFRNSFAVGITRSYRSRRSISYTFDDYDQAIDEAIELLKKCATSKEQRHGKSALNEGSVMETKMEKSYDKEGDSTGSDTESDT; encoded by the exons ATGGGAACTTGCTTGTGTTCTCAATTTTTGAAC GGGATACCACCTGTGAGTAAACTATTAAATGATTCTGATGCATGGGTTTCTGTACTTCGTAAGAAACTTGCTCTGTGGTGGCCATGG GTTGCTGAAGGGGAGACTCCATTAACTGCAGTTAAGGG GTATGATGGAAATACATCTATTGGTTATAGATTGTACAAGGAAGTAAACAAAACTGGGTTAAAAACCAAATGTAAAGGAAAAGCATTTTTAACTCTACCAGCTACCTGTGCACAATGGAAAACACTTGCTACCTTCTCGAGGAATTTTGCAAAGTTGTG GATGAACTGTCATCTAGCAAAGTTGTGGCAAAAGTTGCTGTTGGCAAGACAATTGCCAATGATGGTATTCCTGTTGCTGAAGAGTTTCATAAG AAGAAAGAAAGGTCATGTAAACGGAAAAAAAAGACAAGAGATGCTCCTGCTGAATGGCTTTAGAAATTCTTTTGCTGTTGGGATAACTCGTTCTTATAGGAGTCGTAGGTCTATCAGCTATACATTTG ATGATTATGATCAGGCCATTGATGAGGCTATAGAGCTATTAAA GAAATGTGCAACTAGTAAAGAGCAAAGGCATGGAAAGAGTGCATTGAATGAAGGCTCAGTGATGGAGACAAAGATGGAAAAGAGTTATGATAAAGAAGGTGACTCCACCGGTAGCGATACTGAAAGTGATACTTAA
- the LOC123199925 gene encoding DDT domain-containing protein DDR4-like isoform X1, with protein MGLLESNSSNAQLHIALLKGIPPVSKLLNDSDAWVSVLRKKLALWWPWVAEGETPLTAVKGYDGNTSIGYRLYKEVNKTGLKTKCKGKAFLTLPATCAQWKTLATFSRNFAKLWMNCHLAKLWQKLLLARQLPMMVFLLLKSFIRRKKGHVNGKKRQEMLLLNGFRNSFAVGITRSYRSRRSISYTFDDYDQAIDEAIELLKKCATSKEQRHGKSALNEGSVMETKMEKSYDKEGDSTGSDTESDT; from the exons ATGGGACTTCTTGAGTCTAATAGTTCTAATGCTCAGCTTCACATTGCTCTGTTAAAG GGGATACCACCTGTGAGTAAACTATTAAATGATTCTGATGCATGGGTTTCTGTACTTCGTAAGAAACTTGCTCTGTGGTGGCCATGG GTTGCTGAAGGGGAGACTCCATTAACTGCAGTTAAGGG GTATGATGGAAATACATCTATTGGTTATAGATTGTACAAGGAAGTAAACAAAACTGGGTTAAAAACCAAATGTAAAGGAAAAGCATTTTTAACTCTACCAGCTACCTGTGCACAATGGAAAACACTTGCTACCTTCTCGAGGAATTTTGCAAAGTTGTG GATGAACTGTCATCTAGCAAAGTTGTGGCAAAAGTTGCTGTTGGCAAGACAATTGCCAATGATGGTATTCCTGTTGCTGAAGAGTTTCATAAG AAGAAAGAAAGGTCATGTAAACGGAAAAAAAAGACAAGAGATGCTCCTGCTGAATGGCTTTAGAAATTCTTTTGCTGTTGGGATAACTCGTTCTTATAGGAGTCGTAGGTCTATCAGCTATACATTTG ATGATTATGATCAGGCCATTGATGAGGCTATAGAGCTATTAAA GAAATGTGCAACTAGTAAAGAGCAAAGGCATGGAAAGAGTGCATTGAATGAAGGCTCAGTGATGGAGACAAAGATGGAAAAGAGTTATGATAAAGAAGGTGACTCCACCGGTAGCGATACTGAAAGTGATACTTAA